From the Girardinichthys multiradiatus isolate DD_20200921_A chromosome 22, DD_fGirMul_XY1, whole genome shotgun sequence genome, one window contains:
- the LOC124859274 gene encoding protein FAM161A-like yields the protein MAVMYRSPALENNKLMALYGEEREIYYEKDEDCNSEENEQDSECSEDGNGSRGVRNSLSLEIYDLQMEERVYFSNQEYYRRLEELKSAHLKNMVELERMYISQGQERHEGGEDEEVLGRGRNKEEKQIFRKGNGALFGSGPIRRLQRINSQEELDFRDTSSGSDQSELSGEDLLGELGWTSNNQQQTFQRNIMHIPERMMDKKNFRIQPEASRSKPQGRASHQTSSRTKVTIPKPFQMMLREEERKRHRVRTRSEVELENTLLRRELEELRECQKKFRASPAPAHIYLPLYEIVSRGHRGRGSCNNTRERSQEPFQFLERERRKREARIVAELANCGRREERQGFKATPMPSSVYGSRQAKSPYCDHQQREATEGQSGQSTDLELDVQQSDASLDLSSLQKCSSSKSVKKQIELSIEMKERK from the exons ATGGCAGTGATGTACCGATCGCCTGCTCTGGAGAACAATAAACTGATGGCTTTGTATGGGGAGGAAAGAGAAATTTACTATGAGAAAGACGAGGACTGCAATAGTGAG GAGAATGAACAAGATTCAGAATGCAGCGAGGATGGAAATGGCAGTAGAGGTGTCCGCAACTCTCTGTCACTGGAAATCTACGATCTGCAGATGGAGGAGCGTGTTTACTTCTCCAACCAGGAGTACTACAGGAGACTGGAGGAACTGAAGAGCGCTCACCTGAAGAACATGGTGGAGTTGGAGCGGATGTACATCAGTCAGGGACAGGAAAGACATGAAGGAGGGGAGGATGAGGAAGTTCTGGGAAGAGGGAGAAACAAAGAGGAGAAGCAAATTTTCCG GAAGGGTAATGGCGCCCTCTTTGGCAGTGGCCCCATCAGGAGACTACAGAGGATTAATTCCCAGGAAGAACTGGACTTTCGTGACACATCAAGTGGCTCTGACCAATCAGAACTCAGCGGAGAGGATTTATTAGGAGAACTGGGCTGGACTTCCAACAACCAGCAGCAAACTTTTCAGAG aaacatcatgcatattccAGAACGCATGATGGACAAGAAGAACTTTAGGATTCAGCCAGAAGCTTCTCGTTCCAAACCACAGGGAAGAGCGTCTCATCAAACAAGTTCCAGAACTAAAGTCACCATACCCAAACCCTTCCAGATGATGCTCAGagaagaggagaggaagaggcaCAGGGTGCGGACACGTTCTGAGGTCGAGCTGGAGAACACGCTGCTGAGGCGAGAACTGGAGGAGCTCCGAGAATGCCAGAAGAAGTTCAGAGCATCGCCCGCTCCGGCTCACATTTACCTGCCTCTCTATGAGATCGTCAGCCGTGGCCACAGAGGCAGAGGCAGCTGTAACAATACCCGTGAAAGGAGCCAGGAGCCTTTTCAGTTCTTGGAaagagagaggagaaagagggaGGCCAGGATAGTGGCAGAGCTGGCAAATTGTGGTCGGAGAGAGGAGCGACAGGGCTTCAAGGCCACACCCATGCCCAGCTCGGTGTATGGTAGCAGACAGGCCAAGAGCCCTTACTGCGACCACCAACAAAGGGAAGCCACAGAGGGCCAAAGTGGTCAAAGCACAGACCTGGAGCTGGATGTCCAGCAGTCAGACGCCTCCCTTGACCTCAGCAGTTTGCAGAAATGCTCATCATCCAAGTCAGTGAAGAAGCAGATAGAGCTGTCCATTGAGATGAAGGAGAGGAAGTAG